One segment of Arvicanthis niloticus isolate mArvNil1 chromosome 5, mArvNil1.pat.X, whole genome shotgun sequence DNA contains the following:
- the LOC117709199 gene encoding oogenesin-1-like has protein sequence MVVCPQCPDEDDSKEKVTMNLYSSPTLLKLASQRLLREEALAISALKELPRDLFPVIFEEAFTGRYTKILRALIPLWPFPYLSKGTLIENSNLETLKAVLEGLDILIAQKIHSSRCKLRVLNLRNTHHALWRIYEGSYEHEGLPEFMTQKYPVENIPDCRENKELTVTVDLKLNKDGMDESATYLLQWAQQRKDSIHLCCRTLRIHGLPKAVCSKIFKVVHTGCILDLDLSFLYPEDIDFLIPYLTQMNNLLTLMLNSIRSDSSMDDDYEELDENMSRLISSFPTFRCLQNLYVNDVPILENRLKKCLGCLRKPLKILSITGSFLLQLDFDYLHYCLNISELKYLNLTATYLFHLDPDSLGFLLEKVKDTLESLELEFCLMEESHFSAILPALSQCSHLTKVNFYNNELSLPFLKQLLHHTAQLSQLTYEVYPAPLECYDDSGVILSHRLEKFCPELLDIIRAKRQPTRVIFATNQCFNCSGSYVYDLETQHCLYQKVLLPD, from the exons ATGGTGGTCTGTCCCCAGTGTCCAGATGAA GATGACTCTAAAGAAAAGGTCACAATGAACTTATACTCTTCACCCACCCTCCTGAAGCTGGCAAGTCAGAGGCTACTGAGGGAGGAAGCCTTGGCCATTTCTGCTCTCAAGGAACTGCCCAGAGATCTATTCCCAGTGATATTTGAGGAGGCCTTCACTGGTAGATATACAAAGATCTTGAGAGCCTTGATACCTTTATGGCCCTTCCCATACCTTTCTAAAGGAACtctgatagaaaactccaacctGGAAACTTTGAAGGCTGTGCTTGAGGGACTAGATATACTGATTGCACAAAAGATTCATTCCAG TAGGTGCAAACTCAGAGTGCTCAATTTAAGGAATACACACCATGCTTTGTGGAGGATATATGAGGGATCCTATGAACATGAAGGCTTACCAGAGTTCATGACACAGAAGTATCCGGTGGAGAACATTCCTGACTGTAGAGAGAATAAAGAATTGACTGTGACAGTAGACCTCAAACTCAACAAGGATGGAATGGATGAATCTGCCACATACTTGTTGCAGTGGGCCCAGCAGAGAAAAGATTCCATTCATCTATGCTGTAGGACATTAAGGATTCATGGCTTACCCAAagctgtatgcagcaaaatcttCAAAGTTGTACATACAGGCTGTATACTTGATCTTGACTTGAGTTTTTTGTACCCAGAAGACATAGATTTTCTTATTCCCTACCTGACCCAGATGAACAATCTTCTCACACTCATGCTAAACAGCATCAGAAGTGACTCTAGTATGGATGATGATTATGAAGAGCTTGATGAGAATATGAGCAGGttgatttcttcatttcctaCATTCCGCTGTCTCCAAAATCTCTATGTAAATGATGTCCCCATTCTAGAAAACCGCCTGAAAAAATGCCTCGG GTGCCTGAGGAAGCCCTTGAAGATTCTTTCCATCACTGGTTCTTTCTTATTACAGTTGGACTTTGATTACCTGCACTACTGCCTGAATATTTCTgagctcaaatatctgaacctgACTGctacatatttatttcatttagacCCTGATAGTCTTGGATTTCTCCTTGAGAAGGTCAAAGATACATTGgaatccctggaattggagttctgTTTGATGGAGGAATCTCATTTCAGTGCCATTTTGCCTGCCCTAAGCCAGTGTTCCCATCTCACAAAGGTCAATTTCTATAATAATGaactttctctgccttttctgaAACAACTTCTACACCACACAGCCCAACTGAGCCAGCTGACCTATGAGGTATATCCTGCCCCTCTAGAGTGCTATGATGACAGTGGTGTAATACTTTCACACAGATTAGAAAAATTTTGTCCTGAGCTTCTGGATATAATCAGGGCCAAAAGACAGCCCACAAGAGTCATATTTGCTACAAACCAATGTTTTAACTGTAGTGGGTCATATGTTTATGATCTGGAGACCCAACATTGCTTATACCAGAAAGTACTACTGCCAGATTGA